AAAGAAGAAACAAAGAAGGTATTAACACTTTTGGAAAACAACAGGGAAGGCTTTTTGGTGGATGATAAAATCTTACTCGCCTTTGGGCTTTTTAAATTGGGAGAAAGGGCTTTCAAAATGAAAAAGAAAGAACTTGTGAGGGAACTGCTTTGGAACTTGCCAGACCGATCCTCTCCGTAATTTATAGAGAAGAGCATATTCTAATGGAGTTTCTGAGAGAACTGCCTGTACAGGAACTTTCACAGGCTTTTGTTCTTCAATCCATTCAAAAATACTATTCCAAAGAGATGGGCGAAGGGCTTTTGAAAATCTTCCTATCTTTGAAAGGTTTAATGAAAAAAGAGAATCTTTTGGATTTCAAACTCTGGGCTATAAACAAAGAAAAAAACTTTTCACCAAAAGGTAAAAGACTGCTAAACATAGATCCTGGGTATGTAGACGAAAGTCATCTCGTTTTATCCTCCTCAAAGAAGCGAGGTGGTAGGTTTTATTTAGGAAAGGGTGTGTACGCAGAGATAGAGTATCTCTTCCTTTACGGAAGGTTCAGACCCCTATATTGGACTTACGCGGACTACAGAGAGGAAAATGTAAAGGCGTTTTTTGAAAAAGTTAGAAAAGGTTTTCTGCAGGAGCTAAAGACTGCAAAGCATTGGGGCAAGTTCCAGTTTGTTTCCTTTACCGAGAATAAGATCCACGAGACTTCCCAAGCTTGGGGAGTGATCAGTGAAAAAGAGCCTAAGGCTTGAACTTCCCTCATTTTTGACGTATGGGCTTATCTCCTCTACCAGTGAGCTTGCAGAATCCACTATATGTATGTGTTCCATGTATCTCTTTATAGGCTTTAAAAGTAGAGGATAATGAGTACAGCCAAGTATGAGCGTATCTATGCCGATCTGCTTGAGTTCACTCAGATAAAATTCAACCACTTTATCCGCTATCTCTCCATCCGTTATCCCTTCCTCTACCAGAGGCACAAAAAGAGGGCAAGCTCTTGCATAAACCACGCTTCCCGCCTGCGCAAGTTTTCTTTGATACTCTCCACTTGCTATGGTGCTTTTTGTTCCGATTACACCTATGATCTTGGTCTTTGAAACTCCTAAGGCTTTTTTGACCCCGGGATCTATAACACCAAAGATGGGTATACCAAACTCATCCTTAAGTATATCAAGGGCATAAGAGCTTGCAGTGTTGCAGGCAACTATGAGAAGATCAATATCAAACCTCATGAGAAATTGAGCGCACTCAAGGCTGTATCGTATTATAGTATCTTTGGACTTTCCTCCGTAAGGTACTCTCGCCGTGTCACCCAAATAAATTATGTCAACATTGGGAAATGCCCTTTTAACTTCCTTCAAGACAGTAAGTCCACCTACTCCAGAATCAAAAATTCCCAACTTCATCAAAGCATAATATAACCTATAACATCTTCAAGGCTCACACTTTGATCAACACGAAAGCCCTCAACAGAAAGATCACCCATTACTATCTTCTTCAACCCCTTTAGACTCTTCCATCCCTCAAGTATGACTACATCAAAGTCAGAAAAGTACCTTTCCACTACGCTGATAGGATCGTCTTGTACCTTCTCCCAAAGGGTGAGTTTACCCTTTCCCAATAGAGCTACCCTATCCAGAACCTGGAAAATACGGTACGAATCGCTACCTTCTTTGTCCGTAACACCATGACCTTTTGGATCATGCTTGATGTATCCCACTCTGTAACCTCTTGCCGTAAGTTCCTTTGATATTTTTTCTATAAGGGTTGTTTTTCCCGTATTGTGATATCCAACAACACACACAATCTTAGGCATAAATCATCCCTCAAGTAAACTCACGCCCTCTTTTAGAACTTTATCTACATCCTCCTGTGTCGGCATTTCTGTATATATCCTTATGAGAGGTTCTGTGCCAGAAGCCCTAAAGAGTATCCATCCGTCATTTTCAAAGATGAGTTTAAGTCCATCTTTAGTATTTGCAGACTTCACTTTGTAATTTGATAGCTTCTCGGGTGGGTGGAGCATAAGATCAGAAAGTCTTTTCTTTTTTTCACTCTGTGCGTGCATATCGTATCTTCTGTAATACGCTGTGCCGTACGTCTGGAATATCTCTTCAACAACTTCCGAAAGGGTTTTGCCCTTCAGAAGGAGAAGCTCAATAAGGTTAAGACCGGAGAAAAGTCCATCTCTTTCAGGAAGAAAATGCACTATACCGTATCCACCACTTTCTTCGCCTCCGAATATTACTCTTTCTTTAAGTATCACTTCATTTATGTTTTTGAAACCTACTGCGACTTCTTTTA
The genomic region above belongs to Hydrogenobacter sp. and contains:
- the murI gene encoding glutamate racemase, which codes for MKLGIFDSGVGGLTVLKEVKRAFPNVDIIYLGDTARVPYGGKSKDTIIRYSLECAQFLMRFDIDLLIVACNTASSYALDILKDEFGIPIFGVIDPGVKKALGVSKTKIIGVIGTKSTIASGEYQRKLAQAGSVVYARACPLFVPLVEEGITDGEIADKVVEFYLSELKQIGIDTLILGCTHYPLLLKPIKRYMEHIHIVDSASSLVEEISPYVKNEGSSSLRLFFTDHSPSLGSLVDLILGKGNKLELAPMLCSL
- a CDS encoding DUF4416 family protein, with protein sequence MELARPILSVIYREEHILMEFLRELPVQELSQAFVLQSIQKYYSKEMGEGLLKIFLSLKGLMKKENLLDFKLWAINKEKNFSPKGKRLLNIDPGYVDESHLVLSSSKKRGGRFYLGKGVYAEIEYLFLYGRFRPLYWTYADYREENVKAFFEKVRKGFLQELKTAKHWGKFQFVSFTENKIHETSQAWGVISEKEPKA
- a CDS encoding molybdopterin-guanine dinucleotide biosynthesis protein B encodes the protein MPKIVCVVGYHNTGKTTLIEKISKELTARGYRVGYIKHDPKGHGVTDKEGSDSYRIFQVLDRVALLGKGKLTLWEKVQDDPISVVERYFSDFDVVILEGWKSLKGLKKIVMGDLSVEGFRVDQSVSLEDVIGYIML